The genomic region AACCCCTTATGACCTCGTTTTCACCCTCACCTTGCCCCCCAACTCtaaaacctcctccccaaatccaCCTCCCTAACCAACTccatccccttcacctcctccccctcctcccccgtcacAAACGGCCTAACAGCCctatcaaccacccccctccaaaacccctccACTACCCCCGTTAACCTCCCCGTCTGCTTAAAATCCGGAAAACTAttcacctccaacaaccacacattttccttcccatccaccaaaaaatcaaccccccaaacctcaaaCCCCTGCTCCAGCGGCTGAAAGTgaaccatcatctccctcgccgccgcctcaaacacctcccccgtcaCACTCCTAACCTGCTCCCAaatcctctccttctgccCATCCGGCAAATCATCAACACTCAGATCCCAAAACCGACGCACAGAATCATTATACTCCGGCTCGCCCTGCAAACACGTATTCGTCAAATGCCCCTCCagaccctccacccccatctcAGGAGGAAAAGAATACCCCTTGCTCGCAAAAAGCGCCAGCACATCCCTGTAAACATAAACCCTCATCGCCCCGACGGTCAGAGCATACACCCGGAGGTGAAACTTCCTGTTTCCCATGCTAGGGAGGAGcaaaggggggtggatgtaCGGCTGGGCGATGAAGTGCCTCAGATGGCTCGTCATgatcccatccccctcctcttcccccccctcaccacccccttcctccccctcgtcatCAGACTCGGGCTCCCACCCATCAAAAATCCCctgcagctcctccatcgTGCTAAACAGCCTGATCCCCTGCCCCCTATCACTCATCCCCGGCTTCAAAatccaccactccctctcctcttcttcctccttctccgcgtTCCTCTCCATACTCTCGTTCAAATCCCACGCTTCAACCAAGGCATCGTCCAAAAACTCGGCAAAATCTACCTCAAATGCCTCAGATCTCTGGACATGATCCTTTAGCACCGAGTCCGGGTTCTTGACGAGATAGTTCTCCACTGTCTTGGCCAGGTAATGCTTCCTGATGAGCGCCTTGCGGATCATGTAACTATTAACAAGAGAAGTGGCagggtgggaggagatgtaGTCAAAATCAAGAGATTCATATGGCATAATCTGCAGGACTTTGGCCTCGGGAAAAGGAAGCAGCGAAGGGAGGGAGATGTCcgggttggtgttggcgtcCCAGGTGGACGGGGTGGGGAGGTATGTCAGTGACCCCtccgggaggagggaggagagggccgAGGTGATGAGTGGTTGGACGTAGGTGTCGCCGTAGTTGATGAGGGCGTAGACTGGCGGTTTGGCGTCCTCGGAAGGGTGGATCGGGagagttgtcgtcgtcgtaggGGGGGCATCCTCGGTTTTGGTCGACTCTGCCtcagtcttggtgttgttggttgacTCCTGCTCATTGGCGGCGGTGACACCAAAAGTTGAGCTTCTAGATGGACCCCTGAACAAAAGAAATGGTAAGAATATAGTCTTTTACGAAAACtccaaagcaaagcaaaggACAGAGCGGTTGGTTTGAGTCTTTTCTATTGGATAGAATGCCTCTATGCTCTATCTGATTATCATTATGGCGTTGTGTTTGGCGTGTAAACATCCCTCATTTGCTGCCGTACTGTTCATATCCGACTCTTCATCTGTCctgtctctttctcttttgctCTGTCTCTTTCTTTTGCGTGCTTCAACAAACCAGGGTATGTTCACTTACAGTTGCAACTCTCCGCCATGAAGGTGGGTAGCAGCCTGGAAGAAGTTGGCTTTCAGGGGAGTAATactatcatcatcaaagttAGCTTTCCATCCACACCCATCACAACccattaaaaaaaaaaaaaccatacCTCGTATGCCCCTCCTTAACAGCCCACCCATCATTCCCCGGCCCCGCCTCATCCACACTCTTGTAAACATCCGTAAACCTCGGACTCCACTTGAAATGCTTATGCGTATgcaccccccccttcaccaacatccccccttcctccccctccttctcaggactcttctccccttccctaatcctctcctcatcctccacctccccatccacactcccatccacctcggtAAAAcaactcccctccccccaataATTCTGCAACATCCCCGTCCAgagcaccctccccccctccaacccctccaccaacggCACATTAACACTATACAAATCCACACTCCCATCCTCCGGCCACTGCTTCCAAAGCGCCTCAATCACCCTCACACTCTGCCTCGACGCCTTCAAAATAATCTCCGTATCATGATTTCTCGTGAAAAAGGCATAACTCAACGCCACCGCCCTGCGCTTACAaaccgccgcctccaacGCTCCCCCCAACGTCCCACTGCTCAATGCAAAAACAGCCGTGGAGTTCCTCCCGTAGTTCGGTCCCGAAACCACCAAATCCACCGGACCGCGGTCTTGAAAAAAGTGGTACAGTCCAATCTGGACGCACGACGCAGGCGTCCCGTCGACGAGGATCCACTCCTCCGTCCCAGGGACGGACGACGGTCTCGTGTGCGTGGTGCCGTGGCTGTCGTTCCGTTCGTCCTCGTGGACCAACCCCGCGGCCGGctcggagaggggggggggccgGTAGTAGAGCGGCTTGACCGTCTGGCCGATCATGTGCGCTTTGCCTATCCATGAGCGTTGGGTGTGCGGGAGGCAGACGCTGACAGTATGTCCGTAGTCCTGGAGGGTTCGGACAAGGGAGTGGACGTAGGGGGACgagtgaggagagggaggcccGTCGTCGTTGGTGACTAGGATGTGCATTTttctttgcttgcttgtttGCTATCGTTGAAACTCGAgattggtgttgaggggttACAAACGGGAAACGAGCAAGAGGGCCAGAGAGATAACAAGCAGTATACAGTTCTTTTGATAAGAAAAGCTCAGttaagaaaaaaaaaaggtgaacaaagagaagaaaagaaactcGGCCTTTTATCTAATGGTTTGTCAGGTTTACTTAACAGCAACACGAAAGCTGCCCCTCCATTGACGTTTTTTTTTAGCCCGGTCATGTCGGGTCGACTGGGCAGCGTTGTTCGTTGACAAGCCCAAGGAGAAGTGCGGGGGTGGGGTCACTCATAATCGATTACGCCCGAGTGGGGATCAAAGTCAAGTCGAGTGAGTACAagtgacaacaacaaaaatgtTCTTGATTGGCTTGCCTGTGCTTCTGTTGCTGTGCTTCAACTAATCTACAAATATTGACGTAGCGCATTCCCAGCTACCCGATTCTTCCTAATTCTGACATGACCCAACAATCAATtaatcccatccatcccttcATAGACTCCCCATGTCCCACGATTAGACAAGCCCAAAACCCTCAAGTGTGATAGCAACCAAGTGTGTTCAAGgactccccccatcccctttCGATACCCTTACGTACTAGTGTCATCAAGGTTatccccgtcgtcgtcgtgaaGAAAggacaggaaaaaaaaagaaacgaaaAAAAGGGCAATAAAACTCTTATGTCGTGAGCTTAATATGGCTTCACAACCCAGCTGAAGAATAATAACGAGAATGTAGAATGCATGCTGTTAACCTGTGCCGAAAAGAAAGAACCCAAAACAAGATAACCCGTAATTGCATTTGCCAAACTCCGAACCAATGTCGCCAAACTTTGTCGTCGAATATTCAGATGGGAGTTTTTTCTGCCGAAAACCtgcgccaacaacacctaAGCCAAATCAAATCCTAGCACGCTTTGATGGGCCGGCCACAGGCAGAGGCTCTGCAGACCGTTTCTGGCTGGTGGTCGTGGGGGAAACGCCAGCCTTGGTTTGGCGCCAGCCCTTAATGGTGGCTTGCTTGCTAGCTTGCTTGCCCCTCGACGCCGCTGTTGGCGTGGCCTTCTTGCGAGTGGCACGCACTGTGGTGGGCGGCGAGGCTGGAGCAAAACGCGGGGCCTCGGGCGTACCGGGAACCTTCTCAACTGCTTCGGCTGGGGTGATTGGGAGAGTTTGGGCGGCTTCCTCAACCACGTGGTCCTCGATGTCGGTCTCcgcctcttcatcttcaatCGAGATGGCGGGCACATCGGGCTTGGCAACAGGGAAGAGGAGTCTGGGCTTGACACTGGCGCGGGTGAGTCTTCTCACGGGCGCCTCGACAGCACTTTCCAAACCACCCTCGATATTCTCTGAGGCGCGCTTCTTGAAAAGGTGGAATTGCTTCTTGCCACGGCTGTTTCTTGTGTTAGCCGAGTGCACTGATGAGAACACAAACAGGGACCGACGACTTACAATACGG from Podospora bellae-mahoneyi strain CBS 112042 chromosome 4, whole genome shotgun sequence harbors:
- a CDS encoding hypothetical protein (EggNog:ENOG503P009; COG:O), whose amino-acid sequence is MHILVTNDDGPPSPHSSPYVHSLVRTLQDYGHTVSVCLPHTQRSWIGKAHMIGQTVKPLYYRPPPLSEPAAGLVHEDERNDSHGTTHTRPSSVPGTEEWILVDGTPASCVQIGLYHFFQDRGPVDLVVSGPNYGRNSTAVFALSSGTLGGALEAAVCKRRAVALSYAFFTRNHDTEIILKASRQSVRVIEALWKQWPEDGSVDLYSVNVPLVEGLEGGRVLWTGMLQNYWGEGSCFTEVDGSVDGEVEDEERIREGEKSPEKEGEEGGMLVKGGVHTHKHFKWSPRFTDVYKSVDEAGPGNDGWAVKEGHTSITPLKANFFQAATHLHGGELQLGPSRSSTFGVTAANEQESTNNTKTEAESTKTEDAPPTTTTTLPIHPSEDAKPPVYALINYGDTYVQPLITSALSSLLPEGSLTYLPTPSTWDANTNPDISLPSLLPFPEAKVLQIMPYESLDFDYISSHPATSLVNSYMIRKALIRKHYLAKTVENYLVKNPDSVLKDHVQRSEAFEVDFAEFLDDALVEAWDLNESMERNAEKEEEEEREWWILKPGMSDRGQGIRLFSTMEELQGIFDGWEPESDDEGEEGGGEGGEEEGDGIMTSHLRHFIAQPYIHPPLLLPSMGNRKFHLRVYALTVGAMRVYVYRDVLALFASKGYSFPPEMGVEGLEGHLTNTCLQGEPEYNDSVRRFWDLSVDDLPDGQKERIWEQVRSVTGEVFEAAAREMMVHFQPLEQGFEVWGVDFLVDGKENVWLLEVNSFPDFKQTGRLTGVVEGFWRGVVDRAVRPFVTGEEGEEVKGMELVREVDLGRRF